The Triticum dicoccoides isolate Atlit2015 ecotype Zavitan chromosome 6A, WEW_v2.0, whole genome shotgun sequence genome has a window encoding:
- the LOC119318818 gene encoding putative F-box/FBD/LRR-repeat protein At3g49030 has translation MGTAQSVGRRDSYADTGAGGEDLISALPDDVLVHILLQLRDAAAAARTSILARRWRGLWALLPQLTFADGIEHHRIVSALAAHQVPDLRGLRVATRHASVEYLAVWLPIVARRLTGSMLLRVVWHDNEEVAELEPEQRGEILLPCFQRATTVILEFSFLRLVLPPSGVFARLKVLELVGIHLYGQCSLGNALSSPRCPSLQILSVQNARGLGNFTIHSKSLLELKLLKLPDMQQLIVGAPSLQMLIIMGCFTDGLNPSQPVANISAPRLELLLWTCDFVPSSLQLGEMAHLQCLDTGNFFVYGPISFALQNRCCMSILQHFERLSVLNLYIIYPPVIGNIEYLMEDMTSLPDVTILNLDVTAYVHSFGASVFHVLRMCPRLKALCLKFPVKPSQLEVMQSLIFFV, from the exons ATGGGGACGGCTCAGAGCGTCGGGCGCCGGGATTCCTACGCCGACACCGGAGCAGGCGGCGAGGACCTCATCAGCGCGCTTCCAGACGACGTGCTCGTCCACATCCTCCTCCAGCtccgcgacgccgccgccgccgcccggaccaGCATCCTCGCCCGACGGTGGCGCGGCCTCTGGGCCCTCCTCCCGCAGCTCACCTTCGCCGACGGCATCGAGCACCACCGCATAGTCTCCGCCCTCGCCGCACACCAAGTGCCGGACCTCCGCGGTCTCCGGGTCGCCACCCGACACGCCTCCGTCGAGTACCTGGCGGTCTGGCTCCCCATCGTCGCACGCCGCCTCACCGGATCCATGCTCCTCAGGGTGGTGTGGCACGACAACGAGGAGGTCGCCGAGCTGGAGCCCGAGCAAAGAGGGGAGATTCTGCTTCCTTGCTTCCAGCGAGCCACCACGGTCATACTCGAGTTCTCGTTCCTTCGCCTCGTCCTGCCGCCTTCCGGCGTAttcgcccggctcaaagttctcgAGCTGGTTGGCATCCACCTATATGGCCAGTGCAGTCTCGGCAACGCTCTCTCCTCCCCGCGGTGCCCATCCTTGCAGATTCTCAGTGTCCAGAATGCTCGTGGTCTGGGCAACTTCACAATTCATTCCAAGTCCCTCCTAGAACTGAAGCTATTGAAACTACCTGACATGCAGCAGCTCATTGTCGGGGCACCGTCACTCCAAATGTTAATCATCATGGGTTGCTTTACCGATGGGCTGAATCCAAGTCAGCCAGTTGCCAACATCTCAGCCCCTCGCCTGGAGTTGCTCTTGTGGACGTGTGATTTTGTTCCGAGCTCTCTCCAGCTTGGGGAGATGGCACATCTTCAATGTCTTGACACTGGAAATTTCTTTGTCTATGGACCGATTTCCTTTGCTCTACAAAATCGCTGTTGCATGAGCATTCTGCAGCACTTTGAGCGTCTCAGTGTCCTCAATCTCTATATTATCTATCCGCCG GTCATTGGTAATATTGAATACTTGATGGAAGATATGACAAGTCTTCCCGACGTTACAATATTGAACCTGGATGTAACTGCATATGTACATTCATTTGGAGCCAGCGTATTCCATGTTCTTAGGATGTGCCCTCGTTTAAAAGCACTCTGTCTTAAATTTCCTGTGAAACCTAGCCAACTGGAGGTAATGCAATCCTTAATTTTTTTTGTCTGA